A region of Bombilactobacillus folatiphilus DNA encodes the following proteins:
- a CDS encoding DUF2273 domain-containing protein, whose product MKTWLNQNSPEIIGILGGFILGLLFLAFGFFQTVFLIILMILGGVIGHYLPLLNQLHNKKE is encoded by the coding sequence ATGAAGACATGGTTGAATCAAAATAGTCCTGAAATTATTGGTATTCTCGGTGGTTTCATTTTAGGCTTATTATTTTTAGCCTTCGGCTTTTTTCAAACCGTTTTTTTAATTATTTTGATGATCTTAGGCGGCGTGATTGGTCATTATTTACCACTGCTCAACCAATTGCACAATAAAAAAGAATAA